ACTTAATTGGTCGAAGAGTATCGTTATAACTGAATGTTGAACTTCATTTTTGCATCATTcattaaaatgatagaaatgaaCTTAGTGGACAATACATGCTTTCATTTTCAGGTCATAATTTGCTCTGTGAAACTCAAATTTCAATCCTTACCATCTTTTGGTCGCTTTTTTGCATTTCCAATGTTAATCCCACTAGTTTTCCTTCCACATGTATTAGGAAAGGGTTCAATTGCTCAGTTAGTTTCTCTTGATCAGTCATCtacatttgaaatatataaagatGAGTAGCAAAGTAAAACAGAGAACCGAGCAATAGAGGCAGGCAAGTTACTAAATGTTCACCTCTTTAAGATTGTTCAAACAAATTACCAAGACAGAAAGGTTATGGCAACGTTAACAAGGCTACTCCTTATTTAACCTGATGATAAACTATTAAGCAGGGCTCATGTTTGCTacaattacaattttttttttcaacagaAGGGTTTTCATGATAAATGTGAAATCTAATACTCAATTGACTAAAAGGGGACATCCTAACACTCCTTCTGCTATATAAAATCCTCATATATAATCCCTGCATGTAAACTTCAGATCCTTATATATAATCCGCTGCATAATAAATTTAGAAGAGAAtgtttacttaaaaatttatcagaaataaattataataataaatttaaatttactgaatttaacaaatatatatacatatacatatataaagcAGAGAGAAAACATTGGTATAATCGAAATACTGTCATTATAATCCATTTTCTCGGcaaataatcattcaaataagagaaaagaaaaaaggaagaaagaaaacgAACGAGAGCAAGGGGAGATGATTCCTTACCTTCCCAGAGAAAAAACCTTTGCTTTTGTCTCCCCTTCTGCTAACTGTCGACCcctttttaaagaagaaatgttCTTGActtcttgttcttgttcttgctctgtttcttcttctcatgaattttaagttttgcGCGCCTGTCCCCAAAACGTAACAGATTCTTTCTTATTCACAGGCCAATTTATTCGCACGTGTCGCAGCACATGGGCTGGATTGAATCGATGACCCTTTTTCTTGGGCTCGCCTCCGGAGTTTTCACTAAATACCAATCAGTTTCCACCTTGATGCAATCTTCTGTTCATCGCACTGATAATACTAGCCTTACCAGGTTTTCTTCTGGTCCCTTTGGAATGTTTAGCACAAAAGTGGATATAAGATCCTTATACTATATAATTTGGTAGAGTTAGTCCTTGATTATTTCTAGTTGTTTCCAAAATGTATATTTTCAGTTAAGAGTCTAgcttttttaattgattttgacattttttatcatgtttaaaataAGCCATATCAGCTTGTTTGAAAAATgtaacaaaaagaaattgatttttggactaaaaaTACACATTTGGAAAGGTAGAAGGACTAGAAatgatcaaataataataatgggaCTAAATACACAAAAagaatttccttttaaatcaTATATAGTATAGGGAGCTCTTATAGagtttttaacctttataaaactttaatgtTGGCTCGGTTTTGTATGTGGTGTCTTTTCCAATActatattaatttgttttaggaAAACTACTTGAAGGGAAGCATATACATCATGTAGCTCCTCTAGTCTTCACTGCATCTTCCCACCTACTtcttgtaacacctcttacccgtattcgatgccggaatagggtacgaggcattactaaatCACATACACTTGCatacatattaaaccgagttacaaaatttcatccaaattaaactttttaaattattaacgtgcttttaaaattcttcacaACCTATCCACgaaatatcatattcataataaataaagcCTATAAAACTCGATACAAACTCATTCGTATACTCAATTTAtccattaaattatttcaaccTTGAATAATCCACATTATGTCAAAATCAAcattaataacaatcataaatctctTCATATTAATTTCAGCATATTACTACATTACATATCTCAAGCATATGCCAAAATTAGTATACACAACCATTAAATCTCACAATTTTATAACATCTCATAACCAAATGATTCTAATAACAAGATACTTTATAATCATCCGTATGACTACAGATATTTCACAAAGCATGACTAATTCACAAGTAATAACAATtcaatgttttatttcaattccattcaattcacaactcttcgtgttcacaattcaaattaatttctcaattcaatttgcattttaatgctacaataattcttttatttcaaatcatATCCATAATAGTTCCCATTCAACTCACAAACAATTCAATATCGATATttacctcattttcttttattactaaacatattattcaaaacttcaacaatttctattaataaattcaataccgATACGAATTCGGCGTCTATCGATTATAAACGAacatatggccaattatacacgaatcattcgtatattttatttttcctcctcctcctctccatcccacatccttagTGTACATAACACTTTTAGAAATAACATACTCTATAGTTTCATTATCCATTCAACTTCAAATAAGCTGTCTAGTCAagttacagtcactaaattatttttatccggagctgcAGAGCTCCAAACTAAgttccgttaattttccccgaaactagactcacatatcttcttaccataaaattttcagaatttttggctcggtcaattagtacagtttattcattaaactcacccctgtttcactactcaacatctctgacctctcttcacttaaaatgaattatctcactgtacagaattcagatgatatttgACGAATGCTCTGTTAGTGGAAAATTTTAgggacgaaatttctttaaggaggggTGAGTTTTAAAACCCTGGAAATTTGGGGTTAAAAGTTTTGAGGTTTGTAGTTAGGGTCATTGAGTAGGTCGAGCAGTTGAGTTTATTGTCGCATTTTAAAGTCATAATAAGAAGCaacactttaattttttttttcattttattttttattctatttcatcattttttttctttttttttcatttcgaaatatataaaataaaaaaggagttTTTTTTTACCTCTTATCGCTGTTGCCAGAGGGTGCGTGGGGCTAAGAGGTTTAGCCGGAGAAAAGGGGAAACTTTTCAATTTCCCAGCCATCGTATATGTCGGCGCACCTCGTCAGCGACCAGCGGCTGTcataaaatttttggtatttatagactatCAAAACAGCATCGTTTTGGGAGTGGACTCAGACacccaaaacggtgtcgttttggggCCGACCCGAGACGTGACCCGCTCTAGGCcaggatctgcgtgtttttaTTTAGAAAGGCTTATTTTACCTTTAACCCTTccactttttaattttttttaatcaagtatttttattttttcaattttaccccACAATTTGTTGCTCTTACAATTGGTCCCTAATAGAACTTGGCGTTTTGGTGGGTGGGGAATTATTTTCCATTTAGTCCCTCCTCGTTATCGGTgtgttcaatttggtcctttctcctttatttatttttgatttgcCCCCGAATTTTGTTTTAgagtttaatttaatccttttttttgctatttttgttatgttattattattaaattaattaattaattaattaactatcattgttttttctttcttttatttatttatttactattacaataatatcattaattaaaaacttaattggTGGAAGAGTATCGTTATAACTGAATATTGAACTTCATTTTTGCATCATTcattaaaatgatagaaaagaACTTAGTGGACAATACATGCTTGCATTTTCAGGTCATAATTTGCTCTGTGAAACTCAAAATTCAATCCTTACCATCTTTTGGTCGCTTTTCTGCATTTCCAATGTTAATCCCACTAGTTTTCCTTCCACATGTATTAGGAAAGGATTCAGTTGCTCAGTTAGTTTCTCTTGATCAGTCATCcccatttgaaatatataaagatGAGTAGCAAAGTAAAACAGAGAACAGAACAATAGAGGCAGGCAAGTTACTAAATGTTCACCTCTTTAAGATTGTTCAAACAAATTACCAAGACAGAAAGGTTATGGCAACGTTAACAAGGCTACTCCTTATTTAACCTGATGATAAACTATTAAGCAGGGCTCATGTTTGCTACAAttacaattcttttttttcaacaGAAGGGTTTTCATGATAAATGTGAAATCCAATACTCAATTGACTAAAGGGTACATCCTAACACTCCTTTTGCTATATAAAATCCTCATATATAATCCCTGCATGTAAACTCCAGATCCTTACATATAATCCGCTGCATAATAACTTTAGAAGAGAATGTTTATCTAAAAATTTATCGAAAATGAATT
The sequence above is a segment of the Gossypium raimondii isolate GPD5lz chromosome 4, ASM2569854v1, whole genome shotgun sequence genome. Coding sequences within it:
- the LOC128040610 gene encoding uncharacterized protein LOC128040610; its protein translation is MRRRNRARTRTRSQEHFFFKKGSTVSRRGDKSKGFFSGKMTDQEKLTEQLNPFLIHVEGKLVGLTLEMQKSDQKMVPPAHLNPKSSNHMDALAKTREAKIKRLQEIILEANLELARLKKKRRLE